TTTCAAACTGcttagcttttaaaattattattgtctTATGAGTTCACATCATGCTTAGGTATAAGCATGGTCTGTGTTTACATATAGTGATGCTTATACTAGGTAAAGATATGAGTTATTCTTGCTGAATAGTCCTAGCTTGACCTCTGGCCTCAGTTGAGATACCACAGTCTCTCTCTCTGGTGAACTTTTGCAATGATGGAAGGCTCCCTCCTGACTTCCatatctgcttttctttttggtggGGTGAAAAACCTTGTAAGAACCATCTCAGGCTGCACGTGATGAAGTGAGAGTATTATTATTTCCAGCAACTTCAAGCTGTAGAATATTAAATTCACTTGTAAGTATCACTGTAGTATTATGCCTAGGTAACCGTCAGTCTTAGTTTTGGAATACTTATTAGCATGTTTGAAGGTGAAGCAGTTGTGATGTGATTCCCACATGTCTTCACACAAATTCTCTTTACTCAGTAAGGATAATGGCTTTGGTACAGTGACTGACTTTACAATAGTTGATATTGTAGATACTGCAAGTTAAGAATTTGCTAGAAGCACACCTGCGTAGACATACCTGATCATATTCCTGCTATTTCTATTTGGTTGCACAAtcatatgtttttatttacagagaGTGACAAAACTGCTCTATTATGAACTTTCAGTGTAAGACCTGGTGGGTAGCCATtccaagaaaatgaagaaaatgttattttaccAAGTGTTTTGAGGTTTACAATGTTTCCTAAATACTTCAGGTTTTGTGCAAGACCATAGAGCATCAGAATCATGCTGAAGGTTGTGTGAGAAGAGGAAATTGCAAGTGGAAATATCATATTGCTTGAATTGAAGTGGGAGCCTGAAGTGATGAAGAGAGAAGTGATTAGGCAAAGAATTCTAGGTGGGTTGGACAGATGAAAGACTGTGAAGGAGAGTAAACATGTGAAATGGAAATTTAGCAGACACATTAAAATCCAGAATATAAGGAAAGAAGTCAGTGGACAGCTTAAGAGGTGAAGTTTGCTCTAAATTAGCTACAGCAGAATTTACAAGATTCTGCTACAGGGTTTTTCATTTACTGGTAAACCCAGATGAAACTCAACTGCAATTTCATTGAAAGTCAGTCACTAGTTTCAGAAATGGCTCCCAGATGGTTGAGATGAAGGTGAAGGTAGAAGGACTAGGTAGTACACTGAAAATAGGAGAACAACTGAGAGGCAACTCAGCCTAGACAAATTCAGTCAAGGCAAAGATCCATGAGTTTTGACTACAATAGAAAAGTCCTGCAATTTCCAATTCTTTGGGAAATGGGTTACACTAACATGGGCAGTTAAAGCCCTTGGAAAATTAGATATAGTTAACAGTAGTTATATGGTGcaaattttgcatttgctgtCTTGTGAAAATGGACATTGTTGAAAAGTCCTGTTGAAGATTAGTGTCCTTATCAATCTGCAGTTATTATCATGTTCTCCTGGACAGTGGAGAGTCTGTGACCACTTCTCTAATGCTAAGGTAATTATTGTCTGATTATGGCTAGAGCTTGATTGCTGTAATAGGGTTAGAATGTGCCAATCCTTTGTAAAGCCATAGAACATGGATACCTGTCATCACCtacaaaggaaagaaacctgTGTTACCTGTAATTCTGAAGATTGTCATGCCTTTAGTGGTTTCAGACCCAACCTGAAAGAACTAAATAAAACCTACAAAACCCCATGAAATCCCACTCCCAACAGCAGGGGTGGGGAAAAATGCTGTGAGCTAGTGTATCAACTTTTTGTCCTAATGTATGACTATTTGGGTATGGTTCtgcctatttttttccttctgtaataGTGACTTTCTAAATTACCTGAGTTCTGTAGAGGGGGGGGcaaaaggcagcatttttcaAGCACTGTTGGTCTAATAATAGCTTGCCATATTCTAAATCTTTCTAAAAAGGCCCAAAAACTTATGAATCTTTCCAAAGTAAGTtagaattgttccctgtgactGTTGTCTTGTGCACATTTTTAGATCATTATGGCTAGAGCAATGCTGCAACATAAATCAGTAGCAGACCCAAGCATCAAGTACATATTAAACTAtctagaaattatttattccttCTTCCAACCTACTTTTTCAGGGTACATGGTTCAAAGCACActagaataataaaaaaggtaTGAAGAAGGGAGGTAGGGAAAAGAAGAAGCACTTTGTACCCAGACAGACAGTCACCTTCTTTCCAGTTTGTGATGTGCTGGAGGACTCAGGCACCACAGTCTGACTCTTTTCCATATAGTGAGCATGTTTTGAAATCTGACCAAGGTGCACAGTGCCTATTTCTAAATGGTCTTTGTACTTTCAAAGCCTGACTACAGATATGCACAGGCAGaaaataatgttcttttcaAGTTTGAGGGCTGATCTCTTAATAAGCTTGTATCCTTtctatttcctatttttaagaCTCATTTTAGTTTTTGGAACTTCATATTTCAAATACATATGAGTAAATTTATTCAGAGGGTGTGAGGATAGAGGTGTGTTTTGCCCTACAGGTGGATCTAATTAACTGGATATGTATTTGCATGGTCAGATCCTAGTTAATCATCcggatattttttaattttggaaagcATGCTGTCTGTCTTGCTTACAACTTTTCTCCATGATCCTcatcaaaacaatttttcataGGCTTGTGGGCTTTTTCTCACTTGCTGGAGGTCAGAGATAGTGTAATGCAACTTTTACTTTTGCAGAAGTGGGAATCCTTGCCAAGTCCTACATTGATCAAGGGCAGCTTATTCCAGATCACATCATGACACAACTAATGCTGAATGAGATAAAAGGTCTAGACCAGTACAATTGGCTATTGGATGGTAAGTTATCATGTTGGATATCACTATGTATGGAGAGAAAATCTGCTCTGGAAAACTTGGGACTTGAAAACTTTGGTCGCTGGTTGCCAGCTCGTTGTGAAACTTTTAGGAGATAGTCTGCCCCAGTTTCTTTGGCTGACAAAGGCTTTGGGTGTACCCTGCCTTCAGAACATTACAGGGATATTTAACTCATGTTAAAAAGGATAGTTCAACACTccagaaaaaattcaaaactggCAATTCTGGCATTTTTAATGATAATTCATATGGTATTTCCTCATCAAAATAGGCATTGagaagtttcttttaaaaatattttcttattaaagtCCTTGAGGAATGGAAAACTTTTGAAGGATGGGGCTTTAGAATTATTTAAATAGCAAGGTAGGAATGTGATGCAAGGTAAGTATGGAAAAGTACTGCAGCAGTGTGGAGTGTAATAGAAACCATTGCTGAATTGCCCTAAAAGGTCTTCTTCATTTGCTGTTTAGTTCTCTTCTCCAGAGTGAACCATTTTGCAGTAAGCTCATGGCTTCAGCATTCTTACTagagagaaaatgcatttgctggTGTCTTCATGAACTGGATGGCTCTTGTTATTTCAGCCCATGGGAGTACAGGTGGATGCCCAGCACAAAAATAGTGTCTAGACTGGATGTGTGTTTTTTCAGACTCTAGTCACAGCCTGTCTCAGTAGATACAACAAAAAAGTTATCCGTGTGGCTTTCTATTTAGAGGGAATGAAAAACCCACAGTGGCCTCTGTCCCTTAGTGCTTTATTATAGTTATATTTATATAGTTGCTCCTACTTACAGTGATACATTCTGGTGGCTTTAGTCACAGCTGGGTTCCTCCCTGAGAGAAAAAATTTATTCCCACAGTAAACAGTACAATGAAACCTAAACAATATAGCAAAGAACAGCAGATATTGGGTTTCTTTCTTTAGTTTCAGGTCCCATGTACACACAGTTCCAGTCTTGTGGATCTGGATGTGTAGCAGTATAGCTGTGCCTagcagctctcagcaggagGATTGCGTCAAGACCATAAGAGAATAAAACAATTTCTGCTGCATGTTAATGTGCTTCTGCCTTTAAACTTTTGGGGCAGAAATTTTGCCTGCATCAGCATTTGTAATGAGACTCGATGAATTACACTAGGGATAGCTCTGGCATAATGGGCTTCGCAGGAACAACACTGTTCTGTTCAAATATGTTAATCCAAAATCTTAAGTTGTTCTGCAATGTAGAACAAACAGGTGGAGTCAGTTAGCTCAAACCAGAGTTGCTGAACTGCTTGTATGTTCACTTAGCCAAACACACATTTACTGCTTTATAATAGGTTGGTTGCTTCTAGATTCATAGCAGATGTAGCAGTCTGAGTTGTATGTGTCTGTGGGTATCATCTATTTAGATTTATGTGCTGTATAATCTAGAGCActtttctctgtgttcctgGAATCTTCATAATTCATCACCTCTCGCAGATCTTTTTCTGTATAGAGAGAACGCTATGTAGAAAATGccagtttaatttaaatgaaatgcttttgtaAAGGCACTTAAATTTGAGGAATTTTCTGATTACTCAGTCCCAAGCACACTCACTTTCCAGCTGTGTAACTTAGAAATATGGTAGCTGCAGTAAGAACAGCAGTTCTTAAACAGTGTTCAACAGCAGTGTTTGAAGACCTGgttcttcctctgctcttaGCATTCAGAAGCACTTCCATGAGATAATGTGAATGTGTGAGAAATAGGATGAGGGCAGCTTATGACTGTGATGCAAGCCAGGTGCAAGAGATTTAATGCACAAGCAAGCACTTGGTCTGAGTTAATCGACTCTGtctttttgtaatgtttttccTTATTCATGCTATGGACAGATCAACATTATGCAAGAGTTTCTTAAGTTTGTGCCTATCAGTACTTGCCTTTATGGAGAAGTTTACTTGTATGGTATGTTGCAAATTACAAGCTACTGAAGAACATGAGACTATGCTAGGGCTTTTTGAGGAGAGAAACTGTTCCAGTGAATATAGGATGCAATAGCATGTTCTGCAGTAGCTTTGACCACTGAAGGTCTTGTgctcaatttttaattttaaattctttgtgGAGACCTTggctttcttcttctttgttcCCACTGCAAAGAACAGTGCTCCTAAGTTCCACTAGATCATCTAATAATTTAAGGCATAGAATAGGGAGCCACAGAGTTCATGGGGCAAAATGCAGTCTTTGAAGTGAAGAGACAGGTTCCTGATCAGCCTGGTGTTCTCACAGTCATCATACCTGAGGATAGTTTGATATACTAACACTTTCAGAAACCTTCTAAATCCTGTACTGCCTCTAGTAAATATATTTGGCTTACTGCAACTGAATAAAACAGGTTTGTAATGTCCACCACCCCAAGCCAGACTTACACAGCTGTGAAAGTAAGAGATATCACAAATGTTTCTACGTTGTTCTGAGGGAAACTTTTCATCAGAGCTTTTATTATTCCAAATGTGTATATGGTGCTTTTATTCAGTGTAGTGGTATATATGAATATGGGGTATTTTTGCACTTATTTGTTGCACTTTTGGGAAGATGATTagctgaaatgaagaaataaaagctgggaggcatttaaaaagttaaaatgctGCGACACACCGAAAGATATTGGAAAATCTGATGTCTCTTCCACCTTTATATAACATGACaatgctttttggtttttcttctgtgtaaCAATTATTTTCTCCAATGATTCAATCCAGGTAATTTTTGCTATAACTCAGCTTCCAGAATTTTATGAagttgtttcctttaaaaaggtTTCCCCAGAACAGTTGCTCAGGCAGAAGCCCTCGATAAAGAATGTCACATAGACACTGTAATTAACCTGGACGTGCCATTTGAGACCATAAAGTGTCGGCTTACAGCACGCTGGATCCACCCTGCCAGTGGCAGAGTCTACAATCTTGAATTCAGTCCTCCCAAAGTGCAGGTAAGCAATATGCATTGGTGTTGGCACTAAATAAGTACTGCATTGTGTTTGCTAGCTGCAGTAAAATATTGTTTGCTGTCGCAGCATATGTTgtttcaaaacacagcagctcagaAGAAAATGGCTCATCTAATTTCTTGGGAGCACAGAATCTTTCTGGTAACACTGTGCTGGTATGAGGGTATGTTAGTGACCTGGCAGAACCTCAAATTGGTGGACAATGTATTTGTcccctgcagagcagaacaCCATGGTGTTTTGTAAGCACTTGTTAAAGCTGTTCACTGACCTGGAATACTGTCTGCCTTGTGCACTGGCACAGGATCTAGGCACAGTCTTAGCCTGTTTGCAGCCTGTACAATTGAAAATgtagctttcttttccttcctccagagGAGTCATGCTTTATATCTAGGAAATACCAAACCACCAGTCAGAGGAATCCACTTAATGCTTTCCCTGTGTTTATATTTAACCAGGATGGGTATTTTcaagggaagagctgctgtaCTGCAAAACTAGATGTAGAAACTTTCAAGTCAGGgaatatttttaacagatttaattttcaaCAGATTTTTATGACTTGAAATATCCTAAAGAGGAGCTTGAAGAAAAAGCCTGTACATTGttaccttaatttttttcaataattattTGCTTTAGTGCAACTCAGCTAAAACTGTATCTTACCCTTAACTCTAAATAACTTAGCTGTTGTGGCATCACATTTCACCTGGAAGCTCTATTAATTTACATCAGAAGCACAGCAGGCCCTGTAGTTTTTGGATTTCAGTGTTGCAGGAAAAGAGGCCAGCTTAAAATACCAGGTAAGAACTGGAAGTGAGCAACTGAAAATAgtgcctttgttttgtttaaaacaagGTGGTTAAAATCATGGTTATTTTCAATTGCAGAAGAGCACAGGCAAGATAGAACACAGAATTCTCAGACTTACCAGAGTAGGCTTCAGCTGCCAGAGCTTTGCTATTTAGGATCTGTCTTATCTTTCACTAATTAGCAGACTTACCACAACACAGTGGACTTAATTGAAAACATGGGATAGAGCTAAGCAGGTGAAATACAGTTGTCTCTATTATCTTAACAGACCTGCAAAATGCTTACTTAGTAGGAACAAAAGTTCACACATTAGGTCCCTGCCTCTGTAGGGAAAGCTTCAGTTGACTCCTATGCCATTTTTTGTGCAGCTGTTGTTAAATGGTAACTCTTCCATTTTGCAACTTAAAAATCAAAGGGCCATTAACTCCTTTGCCTATTTTAGTATTGTCAAATGAAGGTCCAATTGGTGTCTTATTTCCTGTTACACAGGaatgttgttttcctttgtacGTGAAGGTTTTGTGTTCATATTCCCCATACTCTATGAATGCTCCAGAGGACAAATTATTCAAGTTACAATGATCTAATATTCACTGGCaatactgagaaaatatttttaactgagAGACTGTTTTACTGGAAAGTCAACAACTTATATTCCAGATGAGAACACAGGCAGCAAACTCTCTTTATAAGCAGCAATCTACACCCTGATAAGTGGAAATTGATCacaatttaaatagaaaattacatAAAGCATGCTTAAAGAGAAGTAAGACGTATACTCTAGTATTTGCTTTTAACCATGATTAGGGCATTGATGACATTACTGGTGAGCAGCTTGTTCAGCGTGATGATGACAAGCCAGAAACTGTCAGCAAGAGGCTTCAGGCTTATGATGCACAAACAAAACCTGTTCTAGAATATTATCGGTAAGTAGTAATATCTGTTCTTCCACATTCCAAAATCTTACTGTGCAGCAGCATAGCAAGGAACAGATCTCTCTGTTACAGAATATATTATACCAGAACACTGAGTGTGGTGTGAGTAGCTGTGTAGCTTTCATGAACTCAGTAAGAAACCAAGCCAGTAGAATGGGTATGATTTTCCAGGGTTGCATGAGATGTTCTGGAACCTGTGTGGTAAAATAGTTTGGTAAAATGTGCAGCAGCCACATTTAGCTTCATAAAGAATGCTATGCATTATTCAATACATCATAGTACTGTTCTGAGCAACAACAGCTCTGGTGGGTGAGGTAACAGACAGTTCCTTTTTTTGCAAGAATttacaatattttgttttctggatgTGTAAGTAGAAACTCTTCTAATAAGTGCAAGGTGTCAAGAAGCAATAGACAAATAGAGAAACTGTTAATGAGGATTTAAATGTGGCTGTTCTAAGAACAGGACTGTGATTGGACCCAACTAGCGAGACTCTTTAGGAATAAGTAGCTAATTCAGAATTTGTCATTTGCATTGTGGAGTGGAAATAAATTACTAGTTCTTTTAAGAGTCAAAATTATACACAATGTTTCTCTTAATGTAAAGCTGCAAGTATCATACTGCTAATATATAGTTATGTAGTAGGTCACCATGTAGAGCTCTAGTCTTACCTTGCCTAGACAAAGAAATCAGACTCTGACAACATCAATGATTGTCCTTTCTGTATTTCCATATTCACCACCCTTCATTTTATTCTTCCAGGACTGTTGAGCAGAAATCAATGTCCAGCCTGCATTTCCAATGCTACAGCTTCCTTGGTGTTACATCACATGCACATTTTCACACTCCTGACAGGGTAATCTTCAAGTGAGGTGGAGATTTCAGAACAATTAAGCAATTTGACCTCTGtaatgctttcttctttttcttccttaggAAAAAAGGGTTATTGAAATCCTTTTCTGGAACAGAAACCAATAAGATCTGGCCACATATCTATGCTTTCCTTCAAACCAAGTTGCCAGACATGAGCCAGAAAGATGCTGCCAACCCCAGGTGAAAATGGGTGAAACTTCTGCTCATCTTTCATATCTCACTCCCGATTACATGAGATTCTGCAATCAAGGATTTGTCCGAGTAGTCTACCAGACTCATCAATAATTTAAGTCCAATGCTGTCCTTAACTTACACTATGGTAAAATTTTGTTGCCTGTGGTTACCACTtcagtgctgtatttttttatattaaataattttaaaaatacagtaactGTCTTTAACAAAAGCTAGTTCTCTTGTGTCTCttatttggaaaatacatttgcaaTATTGATTGGTGaaggaaacatttcagaatACAGCTTAATTAGAAAGCACATTGATTGATTTACTCCATGAAGCAATGACAAGAACATGCAAGCACATTCCTTGAACATGTGCCTAGCTGGAGCTAGCCAGAAGCTGTGAAGAAGAATGACCACTGGTCTGCAAAGAGCCATTTCAGACCAGAGCTCGTGTGTATGGAAATTGATCTTATGGAAAGGTTAGCTTCTTGTTTGCTTACACAGATGCAACTTGATTTTGCTCACCATAAATTACACTTAGTACCAGGGCAAATTATCTAAGCAAGTATTATGTTTATATTTCTGCCCTCAGAGCAACTATTTTGCAGGCATGGGAAATGGAATTTCAATGATGTGTAAAACATTTGGTAAAGCCTCTGTCTTTGTGCGACCCTGCAAGACTTAATCAGTAAAAAGATAGTAGATAGTGAACAGATTGTGTAATCTGGTAAACCTGTAGCTAGATGATCTCAACCAGTGAATGTCTTTTCTACTATCTTTGAAAACAAGTGCTCACTGATGCCACTGACATGATTTCTAGTGGTCAAAATATTAACTTTGGCATATTACTGTAGCAATTTTTATTGTAGAAACTGGACTGGTTTTCATGAGATTCTTGTCTCTGACTAGGTCTTGTATTTATTCACTAGATAACTGGAAATACAGACTTCCACAGTCCACACTTTTTAACAGCCCAGGGACTGCAGACACTGCTATTTTTCCGTGAATCCTCCCAGCCCTTTTTTAACACTCATCAGAGTGGGAGTTTCAAGAGTCAGCAAAATCTGAGGAACAAACAACTCTGTCTAGGTAATGTCTGAAGTAGCTGTGTCCTAGTAATGCAGGTTCCAATTTCCTTTAGCAGTGACTGtaagcagctgcagagctgggttGCTGACATACCTTGGACTGCATCTGCACATCCAGTTTTCGCATTATGAATATTGAGACACATTTGAGTCTAAAAAGAGATGGTCATCGTAGAATTTGTGACATTTTCCCCTTATAAACAAACAATATTAGCAGCAGCTACCACTACAATCagtttgtctttcttttaaagaaagcttGCCAGGAAGGTTGACCACTTGTACTGTCCTCTTGAGAAAATGTCTACATATTACAGTGAGAAACTCTGATTAGCTGCTTGTATTCTTATATTTTGATTTCAATAAAAAACagtcaatttctttttctcagcagCTTACATAAATTTCAGTGAACCAGAaggagcagggggaagggaaTCTCCTTAATATTTGACACTTACTTCTGCACCATCTAGTTTTATCCCCATAGAAACTAAAAAATAACTTCTACTGTTCTACTGTGTAATAGTTTGTTAGATCAATGGCTCCACTGCTAAGGGTAGCAGTTGCAAGTCACTGTGCTACATTGCCCTTACTACCCTTGCATACAACATTCAGTTAAAAAACAACCTGAAGtcacttgttttcctttaagTTTCCCTTAATATTTAACTAATTATTAAAGAGGAGGCAGTGTTTACTAACCCTTTCCAGGAGTATTGGTCAAATTTAACCAGATGCAGTAGAAATTTATAGTTTTTATCTTCAATTTGCATGCGGGACAAAACTGCTCCTTGCTCTTTTATCTTCAGTCTGTTTGCAAAAGAAGGCTAGAGAGCAGAAGTCATATGGAAAGTGATTTCTGTGAATGGATCTGCTATTGCATTGGTACTAATACTCTGGTATAGTCTGCAGACTTAGACTTTTCCCTATCTTGGCTGTaggcaaaactgaaaattactgGATtctatttcacagaatcataaaatcattacAATTATAAAAGACTTCCAAAATCATTGAGTTCAACTTCTGACTGTCACCACCCTGCCAAATAACTTACAGCACTAGGTGCCATGGCCAGTCATTTcttaaacatttccagggatgctgaCTCCAACACTTCCATGGACCGTCCATCCCAATGCTTTCAGTGAAGGAAGttctcctgatgtccaacctgaacctcccctggcacagcttgaggccatttcctctaaTCGTGTCACTTCttagctgggagaagaggccaaacCTCACCTGGCTATACCCTTCTGCCAGGCAGTTGCAGAGAGCGATAATGtgcccctgagcctcctttcctccagcctgaacacccccagctccctcaactgctcctcacaggacttgtgctccagacccttccccagctccactgcccttctctggacatgctccaacACCAAGATTACCTTCTTGTACTGaagggcccaaaactgaacacaggatttgaggtgtggcaTCACCAGCTCTGAGTacaggggacaatccctgccctgctcctgctggccacactattgctggtacaggccaggatgccatttgccttcttggccacctgggcacgcCCTGGCTCACATTCAGTCACTGTCCTCAGcatccccaggtccttttcctctgggcagctttccagccactctgtcccagcctgtggcactgcctgtggTTATTCTGTATGAACTAAAAACTGAAGGTAGGTTATGACCACTGAAATTATGAAATCAATATGCCTTCCAGACCTTACATAAAATCAGAACAATTCAGCAATGGATGGAGAGTGTGTACTGGTACCATGATCTGAGGCATAAGCTATCTTTGCTAGTCTTCCAATTATAGTATACATTTTATAGACAGACCTGCTGTAAGAGCAGCAAGATAGAAAAGCACAGTAGAGTTTTGGAGTGCAAGGCTCTGTGGAAGGTCTGGTctagaaaatatatttggattTCCAGCTTCttaaacaaaaagcttttaattgTTTACCACTTAATGTTTGAGTTGACAATGTCAGAAAACCACTTTGGTTGAGTAGCATATGAAGTAAACCTTTAAACAGTGCATGACACCTCACCTCTGTGACCTGtaacaaagcttttcttttaaactgagGTCTTAGCCTAACCCTTGTACAAGTTCCCTTCATCAATTACTTCAACCATAACAAGacttggttttaaaaaataatctgaagttAGTGTATTGAAGAAGAAGAGAATCAGACTCCCAGAAATCATACAACCCAGAACTCATTCGTAGACAAGTGTTGCTTATGTTTTAGGATTAAACCAAGTTATGTTTAATGAAAGTACAATATTACATTTAAATCCCCTTAGCAGAGGTAGAAAGCCAGTGTATTAATCTAATCCATTCAGATCAGAAATACTGTTACCAGATACTGATTTATTGCTATTAGTGATAACCAAATTTGAGAGCTTATACTGTCAGCAAGGTAGCATGAATACAGTTGCAATCTCCAATATTCAGAGTAAAACATATCCACATCTGTAGTAAGACAATAGCAGATTCTACCAAGAATCTGCTGCTTCTTGTAAACATTGTATTTGTGCAGATGTTTAATTTCTAAAGTCATGAAAGGCAAGGTTAGTAGCAGAAAACACATCCAGTTTCACATTCGACAATATAAGAACCCTGCTCTTCAAGGACAACTAAAAACCTAGCAGCACATTTCAAACAATATTACAAGTTTTTCCTTAATTACCCACCCTTCAAAGTCCCTCCCccccaaataaaacaaaaacaacaaaaatctgacacagaaaataaagtgcAGTACCCAGAAAAATAAGTGTCAAGAAAATAGccatgtttgtttctttggaaaaaaaaaaaaaaaggaaataaaagagtaCTTGGCCTCAGTCTTAGAAGTACTATAATGTGTCCATCATTTTGGATTCTTCTTCATCTCTTTGTATCACAGAGTTGAAACTGCAGGCATCTGTGTTTACGGAACCTTGTAGATCTCCTGTGTTCTGCAACAGATGAAACACTGACAGCTTAATGCTCCATAATTGTATAGATGGAGGGAGAAACAGAGTGAGAGGGAAACAAAGACCGCTTGCATTGTCCATCTTACAATGAGACAAATTTACAATAGAAAGGAAGTAAGGTCTGAAAACATCATCAACCAGTATTATGTCACTGTGTCaagaatttttgaaatttgCTAGCATACCTTGTATTTGGTCTTAATATTTCTAGCACCTAACTGcacatttatataaaattcaGCTGTTTTATCTACTTCTGAGAGGTACTTtaatcaaattatttcaaataagtACTTTCAATTGTGACTCCTTTCCTAATACATAATTTTTGACAATCTTTTAAGTTGTTTCTTCATTCCAGAATGTGGCCATAACTTTATCACAAAGGGAGATTTTCCTTAGATTTGAGGG
This sequence is a window from Vidua chalybeata isolate OUT-0048 chromosome Z, bVidCha1 merged haplotype, whole genome shotgun sequence. Protein-coding genes within it:
- the AK3 gene encoding GTP:AMP phosphotransferase AK3, mitochondrial isoform X3, which codes for MKREVIRQRILEVGILAKSYIDQGQLIPDHIMTQLMLNEIKGLDQYNWLLDGFPRTVAQAEALDKECHIDTVINLDVPFETIKCRLTARWIHPASGRVYNLEFSPPKVQGIDDITGEQLVQRDDDKPETVSKRLQAYDAQTKPVLEYYRTVEQKSMSSLHFQCYSFLGVTSHAHFHTPDREKRVIEILFWNRNQ
- the AK3 gene encoding GTP:AMP phosphotransferase AK3, mitochondrial isoform X1 yields the protein MVVPPLLRAVIMGPPGSGKGTVSARIIKHFGVKHLSSGDLLRDNMQKKTEVGILAKSYIDQGQLIPDHIMTQLMLNEIKGLDQYNWLLDGFPRTVAQAEALDKECHIDTVINLDVPFETIKCRLTARWIHPASGRVYNLEFSPPKVQGIDDITGEQLVQRDDDKPETVSKRLQAYDAQTKPVLEYYRTVEQKSMSSLHFQCYSFLGVTSHAHFHTPDREKRVIEILFWNRNQ
- the AK3 gene encoding GTP:AMP phosphotransferase AK3, mitochondrial isoform X2 codes for the protein MVVPPLLRAVIMGPPGSGKGTVSARIIKHFGVKHLSSGDLLRDNMQKKTEVGILAKSYIDQGQLIPDHIMTQLMLNEIKGLDQYNWLLDGFPRTVAQAEALDKECHIDTVINLDVPFETIKCRLTARWIHPASGRVYNLEFSPPKVQGIDDITGEQLVQRDDDKPETVSKRLQAYDAQTKPVLEYYRKKGLLKSFSGTETNKIWPHIYAFLQTKLPDMSQKDAANPR
- the AK3 gene encoding GTP:AMP phosphotransferase AK3, mitochondrial isoform X4, which translates into the protein MVVPPLLRAVIMGPPGSGKGTVSARIIKHFGVKHLSSGDLLRDNMQKKTGFPRTVAQAEALDKECHIDTVINLDVPFETIKCRLTARWIHPASGRVYNLEFSPPKVQGIDDITGEQLVQRDDDKPETVSKRLQAYDAQTKPVLEYYRTVEQKSMSSLHFQCYSFLGVTSHAHFHTPDREKRVIEILFWNRNQ
- the AK3 gene encoding GTP:AMP phosphotransferase AK3, mitochondrial isoform X5, producing MVVPPLLRAVIMGPPGSGKGTVSARIIKHFGVKHLSSGDLLRDNMQKKTGFPRTVAQAEALDKECHIDTVINLDVPFETIKCRLTARWIHPASGRVYNLEFSPPKVQGIDDITGEQLVQRDDDKPETVSKRLQAYDAQTKPVLEYYRKKGLLKSFSGTETNKIWPHIYAFLQTKLPDMSQKDAANPR